The Candidatus Saccharimonadales bacterium genomic interval CGTTATCGACATCCATAGTTGCTCTGACCCACTGGCCGTGGCCGTCAACGAATCCCGATGCAGTAGACATCGCGGCAGTCAAGAAACTGGTTCCGGCCGTTGACCATTGGAAATCAATAATGCCGGTAGTATTAACACGAATGCGCCAACCCCTTTGATTTGCCACCGAAGTGGATTTACTAAATAAGATAACAACAGCACTAGGCGTCCAATCATTGAGCATTACTTTTACCCTAACGTCAATATCCCCGGTAATAACCAGTGGTGATGCCGAAGGAGTGGCCAAATAATCACCGCTACTACCAGGTATAACGGCGTTGCGGGCATATGGATCAATAGAGTTAAGCGTGGCTTCAAGCGAGTTCCGCTCGCTCAAATGACCGGAGTCATTGGCCACATTTGTGAGCTCGTTGGGGTCATTGTCCAGCTCGTACATTTCGTATTGGTCGGTTCCGGTGGTGAAAAAGCGGTAGAGTTTACGGTTTTTGGTGGTAACGCCAAGACCGGGGGGGTGAGGGGCAAGGTTATCGGCAAGACTATCGTTCAGCTCGTGCGGGATGGCCCGGGTTGCATAAGTTGCAGGATTGTTAATGATATCACGCAGGTCGACTCCGTCGAGTGCAATAGATGGTGAGGCCCCAGCAATGGCCGAAATAGTGGCGCTGACGTCTTGGCTGTTGACTGGGACGTCGGCTGATCCGATCGGAATACCCGGCCCCCTAATAATCAACGGTACGTGTATTGACACGTCATAGACTGTATTTTTGGTCGATGGCCCTGTGGTGCGGTGTTCATAGTAGTGGATGCCGTTGTCGCTATGGAATATCACCACCGTATTACTTAGCTGGCTGGATGTTTCCAATTGCTGAAACAGTGCTTCAATGGTTTCGTCAAGCACGAGCAACTCTCGTAGTTGATCTCTAGCTAACCCTTTGGCGAGGTTCAAATCGGCCTTGGTTAATGCTGGCAATGACTGGATCCACGATGGTTTGTCGCTAACGTCCTCTTCGTCAACCACCGGCCACTGGATTCGGTGCCATTTGTGGTAATGGTCAGGGCGTGGAGTATATGGGTAATGTGGCACAGTTGGCGCCAAATACAAAAACCATGGTTGAGTGGCGGTTTGCATAAAGCTGATCGCTTGCTGCTTTAAATAAGTCATTTGAAATATACCCGGGTGTGTTTGGGATGTCCCATTATCCGAAGCATATTGGTAAGGATCCTGGGTGTCGGGCAAAGTCAGGTGCCGCCAAGTGTCCCAGCCAGTTGGTTTTGGATGGAAGGTGCCAGCGCCGTTCATATATTTACCGATCATGGCGGTTGCGTAACCTTTATCGTGTACCCACCGGCCCACAGTGTTGTTGTGGTCAACATTACCCCCATCGATGTCGGCCTGATTATTATCCAGCACACCATGCCGCATGCTGTACTGGCCCGTCAAAATACCGGTTCTGGCCGGCTGGCAAAGACCGATATTTAGACGACTAGACGTAAAGTGATAGCCCTCTGCTAATAATCGCCGTCGACCATGCCACATGTATT includes:
- a CDS encoding sulfatase-like hydrolase/transferase, with the protein product MTNILVIFADDMRYDTLKYMWHGRRRLLAEGYHFTSSRLNIGLCQPARTGILTGQYSMRHGVLDNNQADIDGGNVDHNNTVGRWVHDKGYATAMIGKYMNGAGTFHPKPTGWDTWRHLTLPDTQDPYQYASDNGTSQTHPGIFQMTYLKQQAISFMQTATQPWFLYLAPTVPHYPYTPRPDHYHKWHRIQWPVVDEEDVSDKPSWIQSLPALTKADLNLAKGLARDQLRELLVLDETIEALFQQLETSSQLSNTVVIFHSDNGIHYYEHRTTGPSTKNTVYDVSIHVPLIIRGPGIPIGSADVPVNSQDVSATISAIAGASPSIALDGVDLRDIINNPATYATRAIPHELNDSLADNLAPHPPGLGVTTKNRKLYRFFTTGTDQYEMYELDNDPNELTNVANDSGHLSERNSLEATLNSIDPYARNAVIPGSSGDYLATPSASPLVITGDIDVRVKVMLNDWTPSAVVILFSKSTSVANQRGWRIRVNTTGIIDFQWSTAGTSFLTAAMSTASGFVDGHGQWVRATMDVDN